A DNA window from Paraburkholderia sp. IMGN_8 contains the following coding sequences:
- the ddpX gene encoding D-alanyl-D-alanine dipeptidase has protein sequence MADHRLIEITPTTHGVEIDLVYATPRNLTGKPIYKAAHCLLLEPAEAALRRAVALARNVGTTLRIFDAYRPPQAQQVLWDFLPDPTYIADLSRGSNHSRGTALDVTLVDANGDELDMGTGFDAMTIESEHFHPGLPEHVQRNRMLLLGVMHVAGFTHIKSEWWHYELPGSHALPLIDNSESGPLRLM, from the coding sequence ATGGCCGACCACCGACTCATCGAGATCACACCCACGACCCACGGCGTCGAGATCGACCTCGTCTACGCGACGCCACGCAATCTCACCGGCAAGCCGATCTACAAGGCCGCGCACTGCCTGCTGCTGGAACCGGCCGAAGCGGCGCTGCGCCGCGCAGTGGCGCTCGCACGCAACGTCGGCACGACGCTGCGCATTTTCGACGCCTACCGTCCACCCCAGGCGCAGCAGGTGCTCTGGGACTTTCTGCCTGATCCGACCTACATCGCGGATCTCAGCCGCGGCTCGAACCATAGCCGCGGCACCGCGCTCGATGTGACGCTCGTCGATGCCAACGGCGACGAACTCGACATGGGCACTGGCTTCGACGCCATGACGATCGAATCCGAGCACTTCCATCCCGGCTTGCCCGAGCACGTGCAACGCAACCGCATGCTGCTGCTCGGCGTGATGCACGTCGCGGGCTTTACGCACATCAAGAGCGAATGGTGGCACTACGAGCTGCCTGGCTCGCACGCGTTGCCGCTGATCGACAACAGCGAAAGCGGCCCGTTGCGCTTGATGTAA
- a CDS encoding MerR family transcriptional regulator: MPNTPPPAPPLSATPNEVPGSDTPRNEYTVDELARVTDTTVRNVRAYQDRGLLAPPEKRGRVGVYDDTHVSRLKLINHLLTRGYTLANIQDLIKAVDEGHDLRSILGLETAIGSRWSRERPKKYSLIELLQMFGDKASPSALGKAVDLGLLERNGLSFVSGSPTALAAGATMAKEGIPLPDLLDAIGIARPHFNAVAKALVDLVVRQLDRYDPDALPPPADVPALVDAIWRVRPLAMVLVESEMNRALEEASGDYLGDRVAAIMEKKLGHAPEGATAEHGAIKKTKPKK; encoded by the coding sequence ATGCCCAATACGCCGCCCCCTGCTCCCCCCTTGTCCGCCACCCCGAACGAAGTCCCCGGTAGCGACACGCCGCGCAACGAATACACCGTCGACGAACTCGCGCGCGTCACGGATACCACCGTGCGCAACGTGCGCGCCTATCAGGACCGCGGTCTGCTCGCGCCGCCGGAAAAGCGCGGCCGGGTGGGCGTATACGACGACACGCATGTGTCGCGTCTGAAGCTGATCAATCATCTGCTCACGCGCGGCTACACCCTCGCGAACATCCAGGACCTGATCAAGGCGGTCGACGAAGGCCACGATCTGCGTTCGATCCTCGGCCTGGAAACCGCGATCGGCAGCCGCTGGTCGCGCGAGCGGCCGAAAAAATACTCGCTGATCGAACTGCTGCAAATGTTCGGCGACAAAGCCTCGCCGAGCGCGCTCGGCAAAGCTGTCGATCTGGGTTTGCTGGAACGCAATGGCCTCTCGTTCGTGTCGGGCAGCCCCACGGCGCTCGCCGCCGGCGCGACCATGGCGAAGGAAGGCATTCCACTGCCCGACCTGCTCGACGCCATCGGCATCGCCCGGCCGCATTTCAATGCGGTCGCCAAGGCGCTGGTCGATCTGGTGGTGCGTCAGCTCGACCGCTACGACCCGGACGCGCTGCCGCCGCCCGCCGACGTGCCCGCGCTGGTAGACGCGATCTGGCGTGTGCGGCCGTTGGCGATGGTGCTGGTGGAAAGCGAAATGAATCGCGCGCTCGAGGAAGCGTCCGGCGACTATCTCGGCGACCGCGTCGCGGCAATCATGGAAAAGAAGCTGGGCCATGCGCCTGAGGGCGCCACCGCGGAGCACGGCGCAATCAAAAAAACCAAACCCAAAAAGTAG
- a CDS encoding sulfonate ABC transporter substrate-binding protein: MARHTPISLHLAAALLAAFTTLSAGAQSAGGEPAKVLRIGYQKAGLLAVLKAQGSLDEKLKPLGYSVKWFEFPAGPQLLEALNANSVDFGYTGAPPPVFAQAGGVRFVYVGAEPSGRHSEAVLVRNDSALHSMADLKGKRVALQKGSSANYLLLEALKKAGLRYEDIRPVYLPPADARAAFESGDVDAWVIWDPYYASAQQSLKARTLADYSELNGPYNFYEATRDFAQQHPDVVSAILGQLRTAGLWVNDHPAETAALIAPKVGLDQKLVETWVRRFPYGTTAVTEEIVRSQQVVADAFYGAHLIPQKITVKDNVWQNRDLAAALAAK; this comes from the coding sequence ATGGCCCGTCACACCCCTATTTCGCTTCACCTCGCCGCTGCCTTGCTGGCTGCGTTCACGACCTTGAGCGCCGGCGCGCAGAGTGCCGGCGGCGAGCCGGCCAAGGTGCTGCGCATCGGTTATCAGAAAGCCGGGTTGCTCGCGGTGCTCAAGGCGCAAGGCTCGCTCGACGAAAAGCTCAAGCCGCTCGGCTACAGCGTCAAGTGGTTTGAATTCCCTGCCGGCCCCCAACTGCTCGAGGCGCTGAACGCGAACAGTGTCGATTTCGGCTACACCGGCGCGCCGCCGCCCGTGTTCGCGCAAGCCGGCGGCGTGCGCTTCGTGTATGTCGGCGCGGAGCCGTCGGGACGTCATAGCGAAGCGGTGCTGGTCAGAAACGATTCGGCGCTGCATAGCATGGCCGATCTGAAAGGCAAACGCGTCGCGCTGCAAAAAGGCTCGAGTGCGAACTATCTGCTCCTCGAAGCGCTGAAGAAAGCAGGTCTGCGTTACGAGGACATTCGCCCGGTGTATCTGCCCCCCGCCGATGCGCGCGCCGCCTTCGAAAGCGGCGACGTCGACGCGTGGGTGATCTGGGATCCGTACTATGCGTCCGCGCAACAGTCGTTGAAAGCGCGCACGCTGGCGGACTACTCGGAGCTCAACGGGCCGTACAACTTCTACGAAGCGACGCGCGACTTCGCGCAGCAGCATCCCGATGTGGTCAGCGCGATTCTTGGGCAGTTACGCACTGCCGGGTTGTGGGTCAATGACCATCCGGCCGAAACCGCCGCACTGATCGCGCCGAAGGTCGGTCTGGATCAGAAGCTGGTCGAAACCTGGGTGCGCCGCTTTCCATACGGCACCACGGCCGTCACCGAGGAGATCGTGCGCTCGCAGCAAGTGGTGGCCGATGCGTTCTACGGCGCGCATCTGATTCCGCAGAAGATCACGGTAAAGGACAACGTCTGGCAGAACCGCGACCTGGCCGCGGCGCTCGCGGCTAAGTAA
- a CDS encoding NAD(P)/FAD-dependent oxidoreductase, whose translation MNARTMPHDAAAPDASASIETDIAIIGSGFAGLGMAIRLRQAGMTDFIVAEKAASVGGTWRDNHYPGCACDVQSHVYSFSFAPNPHWTRMFARQPEIRAYLEDCTQRFGIQRHVRFGHELASAIYDETRRRWQLTFANGQHWSARVLISGMGGLSRAAIPNIPGIEKFKGKAFHSQHWDHAYPLEGKRVAVIGTGASAIQFVPQIAPRVSHLNLFQRTPPWIMPKADRPVKPLEQWLFRHLPFTQKIMRSALYCMLESRAFGFAIHPSLMKTAQKVAERHLRRQVPDPQLRATLTPNYTMGCKRILISNDYFPALSRQNVSVTTIGIARVDEDAVITTDGARHPVDCLIFGTGFQVADPFPPGVVRGRGGVDIVDTWRDGAHAYLGTTLPGYPNFFMIVGPNTGLGHNSMVFMIESQVEYILRALKTMDAESADAIEVRPHVERAYNEQIQQKLGRAIWSTGGCKSWYLDPQTGKNTTLWPGFAYKFRQATSTFSMDDYLAYTPAVQTFGAHLAPQAAHVHGNATSNTAAATSVEAT comes from the coding sequence ATGAACGCACGCACGATGCCCCACGACGCCGCGGCGCCCGACGCGTCCGCGTCCATCGAAACCGATATCGCGATTATCGGCTCCGGCTTCGCGGGCCTGGGCATGGCGATCCGGCTCCGGCAAGCCGGCATGACCGACTTCATCGTCGCCGAAAAAGCCGCATCGGTCGGCGGCACCTGGCGCGACAACCACTACCCCGGCTGCGCCTGCGACGTCCAATCGCACGTCTACTCGTTCTCGTTCGCCCCGAATCCGCACTGGACCCGCATGTTCGCGCGCCAGCCGGAAATTCGCGCTTATCTGGAAGACTGCACACAGCGCTTCGGCATCCAGCGTCATGTGCGCTTTGGTCATGAACTGGCGAGCGCGATCTATGACGAGACGCGTCGTCGCTGGCAATTGACCTTCGCCAACGGCCAGCACTGGTCGGCGCGTGTGCTGATCTCGGGCATGGGCGGACTGTCGCGCGCGGCCATCCCGAACATTCCCGGCATCGAAAAATTCAAGGGCAAGGCGTTCCACTCGCAACACTGGGACCACGCCTATCCGCTCGAAGGCAAACGCGTCGCCGTGATCGGCACCGGCGCGAGCGCGATCCAGTTCGTGCCGCAAATCGCGCCGCGCGTGTCCCATCTGAACCTGTTCCAGCGCACGCCGCCGTGGATCATGCCGAAGGCCGACCGCCCGGTGAAACCGCTCGAACAATGGCTGTTCCGGCATCTGCCGTTCACGCAGAAGATCATGCGTTCGGCGCTCTACTGCATGCTCGAATCGCGCGCCTTCGGCTTCGCGATCCACCCTTCGCTGATGAAGACAGCGCAGAAAGTCGCCGAGCGGCATCTGCGCCGCCAGGTGCCCGATCCGCAATTGCGCGCGACGCTCACACCCAACTACACGATGGGTTGCAAGCGCATTCTGATTTCGAACGACTACTTCCCCGCGCTGTCACGCCAGAACGTCTCGGTGACGACCATCGGTATCGCCCGCGTCGATGAAGACGCGGTGATCACGACCGACGGCGCGCGTCATCCGGTCGATTGCCTGATCTTCGGCACCGGCTTCCAGGTGGCCGATCCATTTCCGCCGGGTGTGGTGCGCGGGCGTGGCGGCGTCGATATCGTCGATACGTGGCGCGATGGCGCACATGCGTATCTCGGCACCACACTGCCCGGCTATCCGAACTTCTTCATGATCGTCGGTCCGAACACGGGGCTCGGTCACAACTCGATGGTGTTCATGATCGAGTCGCAGGTCGAGTACATCCTGCGCGCGCTGAAGACAATGGATGCCGAAAGCGCCGATGCGATCGAAGTGCGTCCGCATGTGGAGCGCGCGTACAACGAGCAGATCCAGCAGAAGCTCGGCCGCGCGATCTGGTCGACGGGCGGCTGCAAGAGTTGGTACCTCGATCCGCAGACCGGCAAGAACACCACCCTGTGGCCGGGATTTGCATACAAATTCCGTCAGGCTACCAGCACCTTCAGCATGGACGATTACCTCGCATATACGCCCGCGGTGCAGACGTTCGGCGCGCATCTGGCGCCGCAGGCGGCGCACGTGCACGGCAACGCAACCAGCAACACGGCAGCGGCGACATCTGTCGAAGCGACCTGA
- a CDS encoding N-acetyltransferase family protein produces MSTARHAPSSTDPVHTPSAAPLIRDATEADLPAIHAIYAHHVLTGVASFEETPPSVDDLRARLASVRSHGLPYMVAEIDGEVAGYCYATLYRPRAAYRNTIEDSIYVGDAYRGRGLGRVLLQALIERCETGPWRQMVAVIADGGSGGSLSLHGQLGFELIGTLKAVGFKHGRWLDTTLMQRTLGAGDATVPDDIASSRR; encoded by the coding sequence ATGAGTACTGCCCGCCACGCGCCTTCTTCGACCGATCCGGTCCACACCCCGTCCGCCGCGCCGCTGATTCGCGACGCCACCGAAGCCGATCTGCCCGCGATTCATGCGATTTACGCGCACCACGTGCTGACCGGCGTCGCCTCGTTCGAAGAAACGCCGCCTTCCGTCGACGACCTGCGCGCGCGGCTCGCGTCGGTCCGCAGTCACGGGTTGCCGTACATGGTGGCCGAAATCGACGGCGAAGTTGCCGGCTATTGCTACGCGACGCTCTACCGGCCGCGCGCCGCGTATCGCAACACCATTGAAGATTCGATCTACGTCGGCGATGCGTATCGCGGCCGGGGCCTGGGGCGCGTGTTATTGCAGGCGTTGATCGAACGATGCGAAACCGGACCGTGGCGCCAGATGGTCGCCGTGATCGCCGACGGCGGCAGCGGTGGCTCGCTCTCGCTGCACGGGCAACTGGGCTTCGAGCTGATCGGCACGTTGAAGGCAGTCGGCTTCAAGCATGGCCGGTGGCTGGACACCACGTTGATGCAGCGAACGTTGGGCGCGGGCGACGCAACGGTACCGGACGATATTGCGTCGTCACGCCGTTGA